The genomic interval ACTCACAAATGTCCAGATACGAGAACCCACTCCGCCTGAATCTGGACTTGATCACACAATTATACGAAGCAAAGCCTGGGCCGAAGAGGCTCGAAACGAGAGTGAGAAAAGCCCGCAGGTCCAAAGAAACGATCACCCGACTTGACATCTCGCGCAAACGCATCTGCATTCATCGCTTTATCACAACGAGAATCCACTCAATGACCATGGAAATCGACATGACCTCGACGCGCATTGTTCGATTCTGCTTGTCGGTTTTCCAACAAATACGGGCTGCCCCCATGTGTCATCTGATCGAACGAATGCCTGCTTGGAACTTGACGGTCCTTTTCTCTACCCCAAAATACGTATTCACATGAACAGGCAACCGTCAATATGCGAGGCGGGGATAGAGAGCCGCGCCGATCAGCGTCAACAGCACGGTCGTGCCAACCAGGACGCCAAAGTCGAGGCCGAGACCAAACTCACTGTGACTGTTCGCCAGCATCAATGCGCGAAGTGCGTCCACTTCGTAGGTCAAAGGATTGCCATGCGCGATGAATTTCAACCAGGGCGGCATCATGACGATCGGATAGATTGCATTGCTTGCGAAGAACATTGGCATGGTTAAGACCTGGCCAATCCCCATAAATCGCTCACGCGTTTTTACGAGGCAGGCGATCGTCAGGGAAAACGTCGAGAACAACGCCGCGCCCAACACAACAACCAGAAGCACACCCGCAATCGCAAATGGATTCCAGTTCAATCGAATTCCCAGCATCCAGGCCAGAAAGTAGACAATCACGGCCTGCGAAATGGCGCGGACACCCGCTGACAGCCCTTTCCCCAACACTAAAGCCGCCCGCGGCGTTGGGGTCGCCAGTAGCTTATGCACAATCCCCAGGTCACGTTCCCAAATTACGGCAATTCCGAAAAAGATCGCGATGAAGAGCACGCTTTGAGCGAGGATGCCTGGAGCCATAAAATCCTGATAAGGCAGGTCGCCCGTGGGGATGGCTCGCGCGTGCGTGAAGACTTGGCCGAACACGAGCAGCCACAGGGCTGGCTGGATGGCACGCGTCAGCAACTCGCTGGGATCGCGGCGCAGCTTTCTTAGATCCATCCCAACGATCGCCAGAGTCTTGCGGACAAACTGGCCAACCGACGTCATCGTACTCAGCGACATGTCATCAGCCGAGCCGAGCGGAGGCGCGACGAGTATTGGCGATGTCACGAATTCGTTCTCCTGATTCGACCGTTGAACGCGAGTAATATGCGAAGATCTCATCCAACGTTGCATCAGGCCGATTCATACCTGCCTTAAGTTCCGCAACGGATCCCAATGCTCTGATTTTTCCGATGCTCATGATCGCGATGCGGTCACACAATGCATTGGCCTCGTCCATGAAGTGTGTGGTGAGCACAACGGTCGTCCCATAGTTCGCCACAAGTTCGCGAATCTGTTGCCAGACGCTACTTCGTGCGACGGGATCGAGTCCAACGGAGGGTTCATCCAGAAACAAGACCTTAGGACGATGCAACATCGCCGTCACGATTTCCAGGCGTCGAACCATCCCCCCAGAGTAGGAGCTTACAAGATGACTCGCGACGTTCTGCAAGTCGGCGGATTGCAAAGCATCGGCGATTCGTGCCTCGCGGTCCGCTTTCGGCAGGTCATACAACTTCGCAAATATCAGAAGGTTTTCATAACCGCTCAGCATCGCGTCGGCTGAGAGCAACTGAGGAACATATCCGATCGAGCGACGTACCTGCGCGGGGTGTTTCAGCAAGTCACATCCCGCAATCGTTGCGGAGCCGCTGGTCGGTGGCAGCAAGGTGACTAACATTTTCATGAGCGTGCTTTTGCCCGCGCCATTAGGGCCAAGCAAGCCGAAAATCCGTCCCGCTTCGATCGACAGCGACAAGCCATCAACCGCCTTCAATGTGCCATACGCCTTCGTCAATGACCGCGTTTCAATGACCGTTGAGGCAATCGAAGGCTGCGGGGGGCCCGTAAATTGCGTAAGATTGCCTTGAGAAAAATGATTCATCTCGGGTTGATTCAAAGCGAAAGAACTCCCCAAATGAGGCTAATCTGAAAAGTTATCCTGGTCCGTGTCATTCTTTTTGATGCTCTGGTTTCGATCATCACACTGGAAGGAACTTTGCCAAGATCGTCGCTCAATGAACGCCGTGCAAACAGTTGTCTCCGGTATGCAAACACCCGACAATGAACGGTCAGTGCGCGTTTACCGCACCACTGATCCGTGTGCAATCGGTGCGCCGCCTTGCGAAGGCAATGCCTTCGATCGATTGATTTCTGTCAGCCTTTCCACCTTGGCAAAGGAATTGCTTACGAGATCTTACTTTTTTGATCGTGGGGCTGATCACACCTGTCTGTTGTCCAATCGCATCCGTACTAATGAATCGTATGAAACGACCAACCGAGTGATTCCGTGTTGACCAAAACAAGGAACAGAATGTGGAAATCGGAATGATCGGACTGGGACGAATGGGGGCGAGCATGGTGCGTCGCCTGCTGCGAGCCGGTCATCACTGTGTCGTCTACGACGTTCATCCGGCGGCCTCACAGCCACTCGTTCAAGAGGGCGCGGTTGGAGGATCGTCACTCGGTGAATTCGTGCAAAAGTTGAAGTCCCCTCGCGCTATTTGGCTTATGGTTCCCGCCGCCGTCGTTGATTCGACAATCACAGGCCTGGTCCCACTGCTCAGTCCCGGAGATATCGTGATCGACGGAGGAAATTCGTATTATCACGATGATATCCGCCGTGCGACGGAGCTAAAGCCAAAGGGAATTCACTACGTCGACGTGGGCACCAGCGGTGGGGTATGGGGAGCCGATCGCGGCTATTGCCTGATGATTGGGGGCGAACAGGCGGTGATACAACATCTCGATCCCGTGTTTGCGACACTGGCGCCGGGAATCGAAGCAGCACCACGGACACCCAGTCGGCAACATGTCGCAACGCCAAATTCGAACGTGGGCACAGCCGAGCGCGGATACCTGCATTGCGGACCGAATGGGGCCGGGCACTTTGTGAAGATGGTTCACAACGGAATTGAATATGGACTAATGGCCGCGTACGCCGAAGGAATGAACATTTTGCGACACGCGAATGCGGGTAAAACAGCCGTGACGGCCGATGCCGAAACAACTCCACTTCGGCATCCCGAACACTACCAATACGACCTGAACCTGGCGGATATCGCGGAAGTCTGGCGACGAGGCAGTGTGATTTCGTCGTGGTTGCTCGACTTGACCGCCATCGCTCTCTTCGAGAATTCCGACCTCTCAAAATTCGCCGGCCGAGTCTCGGATTCAGGCGAAGGGCGGTGGACCGTGCAAGCGGCGATCGATGAAGCAGTGCCTATCCCGGTCCTTAGCGCCGCGCTGTTCGAGCGATTCAGTTCACGGGGCGAGGCCGGATTCGCTGACAAGCTGCTTTCTGCCCTGCGATTCCAATTCGGCGGCCATCACGAAAAAGCCGACGAACCGAAACCTGAACACGGAGGCATTCAATGACGGCGCTCGTTTCGGATGCCTTTGTTTTCTTTGGTGCCACAGGCGATCTCGCCTTCAAGAAAATCTTTCCCGCACTGCAGTCGCTGATACGGCGTGGACGGATGCACGTTCCCATCATTGGTGTGGCAATCGACAACTTGAGTCTTGATCAGTTCAAAACACGCGCTCGCAACAGCCTGGAGCAGCACGCTCAGTTCGACTCCGCAACCTACGAAACAATGTGCCAGCAACTGAAGTATGTCAGCGGCGATTATCGTGAACCGGAAACATATCAGAAGATCCGCACGGCACTTGGAACGGCACAGCGACCATTGAACTATCTTGCGATCACCCCCAGCCTGTTTGGGACCGTCGCCGAGGGATTGGCCAAATCCGGTTGCGTTCACGGGGCACGAGTCATCGTCGAAAAACCGTTTGGTCGCGATCTGGAATCGGCCAGGGATTTGAATCGGATTCTTCACGAATACTTTCCAGAAGAATCGATCTTTCGAATTGACCATTATCTCGGGAAAGAGCCGGTACAAAACCTGATCTACTACCGATTTGCCAATCCACTGATCGACGCAGCCTGGAACTCGCGAAATATTGAAAGCGTTCAGATCACCATGGCCGAAAATTTCGGCGTTGCAGGTCGCGGCAAGTTCTACGAAGAAGCAGGGGCGATTCGAGACGTCGTGCAGAATCATATGCTTCAAGTCATCGCCTGTCTGGCTATGGAGTGCCCCGTATCGCAGGATCACGAGGCACGACGTGACGCCCGCGGAAAGCTTCTGGAAGCCGTGCGAACCCTCAAGCCAGCCGATATCGTCCGCGGACAATTTCAGGGCTACCGCAATGAACCAGGGGTCAATCCGGCGTCACAAGTCGAGACCTTTGCCGCCGTGCGTTTCATGATCGACAATGCACGCTGGGACGGCGTACCGTTCTTCGTGCGAGCTGGAAAGTGCCTGCCGGTGACAACGACCGAAGTGATGGTTCGGTTCAAGCGGCGTCCCCATCCGATGCTGGACGACTCCGAGTCGCTACGCGCAAACTACTATCGATTTCGCCTCAGTCCTCAGGTGGTCATCGCCTTGGGTACAAAAGTGAAAAAGGTGGGTGAACTCATGAAGGGGGAAGCGATCGAACTGGTAGCTACACATCAAGCCGTGGATGAGATGGACCCCTACGATCGACTGCTGGGTGATGCCGCATTCGGCGATGCCGCGCTGTTCGCCAGACAGGATTCGGTCGAGTCATCCTGGCGGATTGTCGAGCCAATCCTGGGCAATATGACACCGCTTCACGAGTATGAGCCAAATACCTGGGGACCACCGGAAGCCACTTCGACGATCATCCCTGATGGCGGATGGCACGATCCCGATCCCCAACCAGTTTCATCATCATCTGCAACGTGACAATGAGGTTTCGAAATCGGTCACATCAAGAATCCTGCTGGCGGAGTGTGGTCCCGAACTCCCCAGCGTGAAAGACGGCAACTGAAAGAAAATCAGGAGAGCGTGCGATGGAATCTGCGAACGTACCACCTGTTGAAGACGCCAAACCTGTTCGCAAGCGTTCTCGGCGAGAGCGCATCATCGTCTGGACCGGAATTTCGGTGCTGTTGGTCATCGTCGCAATTGAATGGACTTCGCTTCGCCTGTTTCAATCGTCGCTCAGCCGCTTGGAGCAAGCGATTGCAACTCCATCTCCTTCTGGAAGGCGGATTGGAATTCCGCGTGACGAGATCGAAAACCATATCGACGGAATTACGTTCCGCAATCTGAAGATACGCTATTTCAAGCCGTTGACGTTTCTGGAAGACGAAGTTCCCGAAGTCCAGCATGAACTCATGTTTCGCTGGCCGAGTCTCTTCAAAAAGTACCAACTGATTGTGACGGTGAATTCATTCGACCGCGCGATACTTGTCGCCGCCGATGTCCCTAACGAGAGCGGGTTAATGTCTGGAATCGGCAGGGGGCCCCAGTAGGTCAGGTCACGGATCGCTCTGGCGTGGTGTCCAATGTCCGTACAACACCACGTGCGAATTCAAAGCGACAACTATCAGGCTTACTTTGTGTCGCTCAGACGAGCGATCCCATCGCGTGCCAACTGCCAGGCGTTGCCGCGAGCTCCGAATGCAGGCGGGACATAGCCAGCGTATGTGGTGAGTGGAACCCAGAGCATGAACCAATCTGCCGTCGGCCGCCAATGAATGTCTGGCATCTGAAGTACAGATTCGTAGAATCTACGACTTTCAGTGGGATTATTCAGTTTCTCATAGCACAGCGCAAGGTTCAGGACGGCCATCGTTTTCTCTGGTCCGTTCGACATCGAATCGACAAGGTGTTGAAAGCGGGGGATGGCTCCCTGATAGTCTTCCGTTGAGATCCCAATTGCCCCGAGTCTCAAGTTTTTCCAGGCTAGCGCATACGAACGTGCTGGAGCATCAATCTTTTCATATTCCGAGACGAGCGTCTCGACATCGGAAACGGTCGAGATTACTTGGGGAGCACCGCTCACGAATCGGGTGCGCCGAAGACACTCTGCAGAGCGCCATTCCGCATAGGGTCGAAGGGGACTTTGCGGAAACTGTTGAATCAACAATTGGTAGTACTTGGCTTCGGGAAGCAACGGGGTCTTCTTCAATGGATTGTAACCATAAGCCGGATAGGACAACGGCGGCCGTGGTTCTGCGCCGCTCTCTCCGAAGTGATAAAATCCCATCTGCTGAAATGCTTCGGCTGCCATCCAGAGCGACTCTTCTTTCGCCATCGAATCAGGGGCATTCTTGATGACGCGTTCAAGTGCCGGACGCATTTCTTCCCAGGGAACAATCCGCATACTCGCAGGTTCGACGTGCGCCTGCGCACGCCAAGCGGTCAGTTGAGCTTCAGCCCACGACCGACGCCATGCGACAAACTTCGCATCGCGATTTTGCGTTTGGGTCAGCCAGCGAATGACATTCGAAAGCAGAGGAACCTCCAATCGATCACCGAATTCGACTGGGGTGAGATGAACATTTGCTTTTCGTCCCGCGGTCACGAGACTCTTCCAGTCGGATGGCAGAATCGACGTGTCTGGCAAGTACCATTGGCCAAATGAAGCCACAACGACTCGTCCAAATCGATAGGGCGTCGCCGCCAATACGACCTGATCGTGAGCCTGAACAACGGTCGCGGCGTCGTTTGCCCGGATGTGAACGGCATTGCGCGCCATAACTTGCGTCAATCCGGTCGCAATCGGATGCGCGGCAAGACGCGTAGAAATGGCCTCAATCACAGACTCGGCCTGACATTCCATCCCGAAGAACGCTAGAAGTGGATTGTGAATTCCGGAGGCCGATGGTGCCCAGCCAGGTGAAACGATCACAAGCAGTGAACCACCCGCTGCCACATATGATCGGAGTGCCAACAGTTCCCGGGGCGTGTAGGGCAGGTCTCCGGCACGATTGAGTACGACAAGAGAGTAAGGAGTCAGCTGAGGCGGATTGACCCGTAGATCTCGCAATGTGTGGACGCTGAACCCCAATGGCTCCAATCGCTTTTGCCACGAAAGGACGCCCGATGTCTCGCCACCCCAGATCAACGCACACTTCGATGGAAACTCGGGAGTGAGTTTCAATCGATTCATGGCAACGAGTGCATCGGGACCGGCAAAATGCGCCAGGCCGACTTCGCGAACCAGTTCCCGATAGGCTTCGCGCGCGTCGTCTTTACGTTCGAGAGACTCATCAAGAAGCTTGGCAGCTCGATAGTAGGCTTCGATTTTTCGATCGATCCATGATGTTGGTTCGTCAGTCGACAAGTCCCATGTGGACGGCAGATTCGAAAGGACCGCACCTTGCGAACTTCGAGCCAATTGCCGGTAGGTCGAGACCGCGTCGTCCCATTTTTTTGTGCTCTCGAACAATTGAGCCAAGCGAAATCGACCGATTGATGCCGCTGCTGGGTTCCAGCCGAATGTTTGGAGCCCACGACGCAGGGCATCAATCTGCTGATCCACCGTCAAGAACGGAACCGAAACCCCAGCGCTGTCCAAATACGAAGTCGTCGCAATATCAGGAATCAGCAGCTTGGCCCAATCACTCGCCGCATCATCCTGATGTCCCGTTGCGGATGTCAGCACACGCTCGTAGATCGCCATCACTTTTTTTGCGAGGGCTTTGGACGCTTCGATGTCAAATGGCATTCGACGGGTGAACAATTGGGTCCGAAGTCGCAAGGGAGCATCATCACGGTAGTAGGCATATAGCCTCTTCAACGCCGAATTGTCCCAGTCATGTGCACGATCGGTTTCTTCAGCCGCGTTCTTTTCCAGGAACGAGGCAATTTCGTCACCGCGTTTCAGGCTGTTGAGTGCCGTACAGATCCAGGCATTCGCAAAGTCTCCACTGCGAGGATCAGGAAAGGACCGTTTGTACGTCTCGGCGGCGGGAATCATTTCGGCAAACCGCTGTAGACGGAATAGCGAAATCAGTTCACCGCCCATGATGGCCTTACGATCCGACTCTGATGCCATCGCAAACTCGGGACGTGCCGCAGCCGCACTAACTGCCTGCAGCGCGTCTTCGGCCTTGTTGACCGCCCGCAACAGAGGAATGAGTTCGCGATGAAAACAAAGATTTCCAGGTTCGATTGCGAGGGCTTGCTGACAGACATCAATCGCCTCGCTCGACTTCCCCTGGCGCGCCAGACGGACAATCGCGGCGAGGCAAATGGTTCCTTCCAGCGTTCGAGCGACCGCCTGTGGGGCAAGAGTGTCCTCGGTCGAGGTGACGGGTTGCGTCCCCATGTCAGACAGAACACGCGACACCAGCTCGCTTCTCAACGCATCGAAACGATCGCGTGGTTGAATGAAGTTATGGCAAGCGACCACAGATCCGTTGCTGGCATCGATCAATCGGATGTGAATACAGACCTCGCTCTGGAGTTGCCAAAACGCCCCGACAAGCAGTCGTTGAGCACCAAGCTGTCGTCCAAGTGGAATCAATGTCTCGAGGTCCGCATCCGCCGCCGCGGACCGATCCAACTCAGGCATCAAGACATTTACTCGATCACGATCCACCAGTGAAATCCTGGAACTGGCACTCAGATCACCCTGAATGACCTCCGCCAGTCTGGCACCAAAGTCTGCCGGCTGCTTGCGCGGAAAACGATTCACTAGCGGCAGGATGGCGAGAGTTTGCGACGATCCGGTCTCACCTTCAGTACGTGGCCGTTGCTTTGCGAAATCGACGGCCCGATCGACCAGAATCGTGCGTGCGAGTTCACCACACAGGCGAAACAGGTCATCGATTGACCCTTCAAGCGTCCACTCGCCGATCTGCTCACCGCCGCCTACCACGGCGAGCCGCGCGGTCAACGAAAGCTTCGTCCCCTCCGTTTGGACTGTTCCAGTGAGCATCAGATCGGCGGTGTCGGCTGGATTCGGTGTTTC from Schlesneria paludicola DSM 18645 carries:
- a CDS encoding ABC transporter permease; amino-acid sequence: MSLSTMTSVGQFVRKTLAIVGMDLRKLRRDPSELLTRAIQPALWLLVFGQVFTHARAIPTGDLPYQDFMAPGILAQSVLFIAIFFGIAVIWERDLGIVHKLLATPTPRAALVLGKGLSAGVRAISQAVIVYFLAWMLGIRLNWNPFAIAGVLLVVVLGAALFSTFSLTIACLVKTRERFMGIGQVLTMPMFFASNAIYPIVMMPPWLKFIAHGNPLTYEVDALRALMLANSHSEFGLGLDFGVLVGTTVLLTLIGAALYPRLAY
- a CDS encoding ABC transporter ATP-binding protein, producing MNHFSQGNLTQFTGPPQPSIASTVIETRSLTKAYGTLKAVDGLSLSIEAGRIFGLLGPNGAGKSTLMKMLVTLLPPTSGSATIAGCDLLKHPAQVRRSIGYVPQLLSADAMLSGYENLLIFAKLYDLPKADREARIADALQSADLQNVASHLVSSYSGGMVRRLEIVTAMLHRPKVLFLDEPSVGLDPVARSSVWQQIRELVANYGTTVVLTTHFMDEANALCDRIAIMSIGKIRALGSVAELKAGMNRPDATLDEIFAYYSRSTVESGERIRDIANTRRASARLG
- the gnd gene encoding phosphogluconate dehydrogenase (NAD(+)-dependent, decarboxylating), coding for MEIGMIGLGRMGASMVRRLLRAGHHCVVYDVHPAASQPLVQEGAVGGSSLGEFVQKLKSPRAIWLMVPAAVVDSTITGLVPLLSPGDIVIDGGNSYYHDDIRRATELKPKGIHYVDVGTSGGVWGADRGYCLMIGGEQAVIQHLDPVFATLAPGIEAAPRTPSRQHVATPNSNVGTAERGYLHCGPNGAGHFVKMVHNGIEYGLMAAYAEGMNILRHANAGKTAVTADAETTPLRHPEHYQYDLNLADIAEVWRRGSVISSWLLDLTAIALFENSDLSKFAGRVSDSGEGRWTVQAAIDEAVPIPVLSAALFERFSSRGEAGFADKLLSALRFQFGGHHEKADEPKPEHGGIQ
- the zwf gene encoding glucose-6-phosphate dehydrogenase yields the protein MTALVSDAFVFFGATGDLAFKKIFPALQSLIRRGRMHVPIIGVAIDNLSLDQFKTRARNSLEQHAQFDSATYETMCQQLKYVSGDYREPETYQKIRTALGTAQRPLNYLAITPSLFGTVAEGLAKSGCVHGARVIVEKPFGRDLESARDLNRILHEYFPEESIFRIDHYLGKEPVQNLIYYRFANPLIDAAWNSRNIESVQITMAENFGVAGRGKFYEEAGAIRDVVQNHMLQVIACLAMECPVSQDHEARRDARGKLLEAVRTLKPADIVRGQFQGYRNEPGVNPASQVETFAAVRFMIDNARWDGVPFFVRAGKCLPVTTTEVMVRFKRRPHPMLDDSESLRANYYRFRLSPQVVIALGTKVKKVGELMKGEAIELVATHQAVDEMDPYDRLLGDAAFGDAALFARQDSVESSWRIVEPILGNMTPLHEYEPNTWGPPEATSTIIPDGGWHDPDPQPVSSSSAT
- a CDS encoding tetratricopeptide repeat protein, which produces MEFARVRLFRCCLALLWSIGFNQISLFADEKAVATEPSAAATSTEPVKATDHRIAIVPFDAAGASIEGRALGAAISDLLAADLSKASTVRFVSRDDVDKSIVTETPNPADTADLMLTGTVQTEGTKLSLTARLAVVGGGEQIGEWTLEGSIDDLFRLCGELARTILVDRAVDFAKQRPRTEGETGSSQTLAILPLVNRFPRKQPADFGARLAEVIQGDLSASSRISLVDRDRVNVLMPELDRSAAADADLETLIPLGRQLGAQRLLVGAFWQLQSEVCIHIRLIDASNGSVVACHNFIQPRDRFDALRSELVSRVLSDMGTQPVTSTEDTLAPQAVARTLEGTICLAAIVRLARQGKSSEAIDVCQQALAIEPGNLCFHRELIPLLRAVNKAEDALQAVSAAAARPEFAMASESDRKAIMGGELISLFRLQRFAEMIPAAETYKRSFPDPRSGDFANAWICTALNSLKRGDEIASFLEKNAAEETDRAHDWDNSALKRLYAYYRDDAPLRLRTQLFTRRMPFDIEASKALAKKVMAIYERVLTSATGHQDDAASDWAKLLIPDIATTSYLDSAGVSVPFLTVDQQIDALRRGLQTFGWNPAAASIGRFRLAQLFESTKKWDDAVSTYRQLARSSQGAVLSNLPSTWDLSTDEPTSWIDRKIEAYYRAAKLLDESLERKDDAREAYRELVREVGLAHFAGPDALVAMNRLKLTPEFPSKCALIWGGETSGVLSWQKRLEPLGFSVHTLRDLRVNPPQLTPYSLVVLNRAGDLPYTPRELLALRSYVAAGGSLLVIVSPGWAPSASGIHNPLLAFFGMECQAESVIEAISTRLAAHPIATGLTQVMARNAVHIRANDAATVVQAHDQVVLAATPYRFGRVVVASFGQWYLPDTSILPSDWKSLVTAGRKANVHLTPVEFGDRLEVPLLSNVIRWLTQTQNRDAKFVAWRRSWAEAQLTAWRAQAHVEPASMRIVPWEEMRPALERVIKNAPDSMAKEESLWMAAEAFQQMGFYHFGESGAEPRPPLSYPAYGYNPLKKTPLLPEAKYYQLLIQQFPQSPLRPYAEWRSAECLRRTRFVSGAPQVISTVSDVETLVSEYEKIDAPARSYALAWKNLRLGAIGISTEDYQGAIPRFQHLVDSMSNGPEKTMAVLNLALCYEKLNNPTESRRFYESVLQMPDIHWRPTADWFMLWVPLTTYAGYVPPAFGARGNAWQLARDGIARLSDTK